In Alkalinema sp. FACHB-956, the following proteins share a genomic window:
- the tyrS gene encoding tyrosine--tRNA ligase: MTDFAWLHRGTSEIFPSQPDSTNPDENLEQRLLQSDRPLRIKLGIDPTGSDIHLGHSIPVRKLRAFQDAGHTAVLIIGDFTARIGDPTGKSEVRKQLTEADVAANAKTYLDQVRPILDFDTPGRLEIRYNSEWLSGLDLSKILELLGTMTVGQMLAKEGFSERYEKGNPIFLHEFLYPLMQGFDSVAVQADVELGGTDQKFNIAVGRDLQRHFGQRPQFGLLMPILLGTDGVQKMSKSLNNYVALTEDALTMYSKLEKTPDSLLANYFTLLTKLDRSTLPDNPREQQKLLALDVVSQYHGAAAAEQAQRDAANLVGGSTQAESVPEFSLAAIEFPVKLFYLTSAAGLCKSSSDARRQIQGGGVKLSGEKASDPNLSFDSAAELYGQVLQFGKNKFVRFVP; encoded by the coding sequence ATGACCGACTTTGCTTGGCTTCATCGTGGCACCAGTGAAATTTTTCCTTCGCAACCGGACTCCACAAATCCGGATGAGAATTTAGAACAGCGCCTTTTGCAGAGCGATCGGCCTTTGCGAATCAAGCTAGGCATCGATCCGACGGGATCAGATATTCACCTAGGACATAGCATTCCGGTGCGCAAACTGCGGGCGTTTCAGGACGCGGGCCATACCGCAGTGCTGATTATTGGGGACTTTACGGCGCGCATCGGGGATCCGACGGGCAAATCAGAGGTGCGGAAGCAGTTGACGGAAGCGGATGTCGCGGCCAATGCCAAGACATACCTGGATCAAGTGCGACCAATTCTCGATTTTGATACCCCCGGTCGCTTAGAAATTCGTTACAACTCTGAATGGTTATCAGGGTTGGATCTGAGCAAGATTTTAGAACTGCTGGGCACGATGACCGTCGGTCAAATGTTAGCCAAGGAAGGCTTTTCCGAACGCTACGAAAAGGGGAATCCGATTTTTCTCCATGAATTTCTCTATCCGTTGATGCAGGGGTTTGACTCTGTGGCGGTGCAGGCGGATGTGGAACTGGGCGGGACGGATCAGAAGTTCAATATTGCTGTGGGTCGGGATTTGCAACGGCATTTTGGGCAGCGACCTCAGTTTGGTTTGCTGATGCCAATTTTGTTGGGCACGGATGGCGTCCAGAAGATGTCGAAATCCCTCAACAACTACGTGGCCCTGACGGAAGATGCGTTAACCATGTACTCCAAGCTGGAAAAGACGCCCGATAGTTTGTTGGCAAACTATTTCACGTTGCTGACCAAGCTCGATCGCTCAACCTTGCCGGACAATCCCCGCGAGCAACAGAAATTGCTGGCCTTGGACGTGGTGAGTCAGTACCACGGGGCAGCAGCGGCGGAACAGGCGCAGCGGGATGCGGCCAATTTGGTCGGGGGCAGTACCCAGGCGGAATCGGTGCCGGAATTTTCCTTGGCGGCGATTGAATTTCCGGTGAAGTTGTTTTACTTGACCAGTGCGGCGGGGCTGTGCAAAAGCAGTTCCGATGCCCGTCGGCAAATCCAAGGGGGGGGCGTCAAGCTGAGTGGGGAAAAGGCCAGCGACCCCAACCTGAGCTTCGACAGCGCAGCGGAATTGTATGGCCAGGTATTGCAATTCGGTAAAAACAAATTCGTCCGCTTTGTGCCTTAG
- a CDS encoding PBP1A family penicillin-binding protein, which produces MSSNTFPSQPQNSDSPFQFLGAVTKVTGATLLGITMLTSSVIAGGLVGLAISFRNLPDVRVLRNYTPSETTHIYDIKGKPLASLHGEANREVMPLNHFSPHLKRAVLAIEDSYFFTHKGVNPSSVGRALKANFSKGETVEGGSTLTMQLVKNLFLSPQRAFSRKVAEAVLALRIEQVFSKDQIFEMYLNQVYWGHNTYGAETAARSYFGKSASELNLAESAMMAGLIQAPEALSPFLDMKAATRRQHIVLQRMKDLQWITEAEEKEARNYSIKLGKITSFQRSEIPYVTEAIVQELTKKFGRDMILKGGLRIQATIDTKLQRIAEETVRRGIQNLNGSGVYADQMALVSVDPRTHYVKAMVGGVDYKKSQYNRATQALRQPGSSFKPFVYYAAFASGKYAPDSTVMDTPVGYPDGYDMYYPQNYDRTFSGAISIRRALEVSRNIPAVRLGQEVGLNKVVEICRSIGIKSPIDPVISLPLGSVDITPLEMANAYATFASNGWYADPTLIAQATDSRGAIVLDNRPKPRLVLDSWSAAAVNDVLQGVITRGTATSANIGRPAAGKTGTTSSERDIWFVGYVPQLSTAVWVGNDDYSPLGYGATGGTFVAPIWRDFMAQAVKDLPVERFRPPSDFPRP; this is translated from the coding sequence GTGTCGTCCAACACCTTTCCCAGCCAACCCCAAAACAGTGATTCCCCCTTCCAATTTCTGGGAGCAGTCACCAAGGTTACGGGTGCCACGTTGTTGGGCATTACCATGCTAACCAGTTCTGTGATTGCGGGTGGGCTGGTCGGACTCGCAATCAGTTTTCGCAATTTGCCCGATGTCCGGGTGCTGCGGAACTATACCCCCAGCGAAACCACCCACATCTACGATATCAAAGGCAAACCCTTGGCCAGCTTGCACGGAGAAGCTAACCGAGAGGTCATGCCACTCAACCATTTTTCGCCTCACTTGAAGCGGGCCGTGCTGGCGATCGAAGATAGCTATTTTTTCACCCATAAAGGGGTTAATCCCAGTTCCGTGGGTCGGGCACTGAAGGCCAATTTTTCCAAGGGCGAAACCGTGGAAGGGGGATCAACCCTGACGATGCAGTTGGTGAAGAACCTGTTTCTCTCGCCGCAGCGGGCCTTTAGTCGGAAAGTTGCGGAAGCAGTGCTGGCATTGCGGATTGAACAGGTGTTCTCTAAAGATCAAATTTTTGAAATGTACCTCAATCAGGTCTATTGGGGTCATAACACCTATGGTGCAGAAACCGCAGCCCGGAGTTACTTTGGGAAATCAGCCTCGGAGTTGAATCTGGCAGAATCGGCGATGATGGCGGGACTGATTCAGGCTCCTGAAGCGCTGAGCCCCTTTCTGGATATGAAGGCGGCGACGCGGCGACAACACATCGTGTTGCAACGGATGAAGGATCTCCAGTGGATTACGGAAGCGGAAGAAAAGGAAGCGCGTAATTATTCCATTAAGCTTGGCAAAATTACCTCCTTCCAACGCAGCGAAATTCCCTACGTAACCGAGGCGATCGTCCAAGAACTCACGAAAAAATTTGGCCGAGATATGATCCTCAAGGGAGGACTTCGGATCCAAGCAACGATCGATACTAAGTTGCAACGGATTGCCGAAGAAACGGTGCGGCGAGGAATTCAAAACCTGAATGGCAGCGGAGTCTATGCCGATCAAATGGCGTTGGTTTCGGTCGATCCCCGGACTCATTACGTGAAGGCGATGGTCGGCGGTGTGGACTACAAGAAGAGTCAATACAACCGAGCCACCCAAGCGCTGCGCCAACCGGGATCTTCGTTCAAGCCCTTTGTGTACTACGCGGCCTTCGCCAGTGGGAAATATGCACCAGATTCTACGGTGATGGATACCCCCGTTGGCTATCCCGATGGCTATGACATGTACTATCCCCAGAACTACGATCGCACCTTCTCCGGGGCGATCAGCATTCGGCGAGCGCTGGAAGTGTCCCGCAACATCCCGGCGGTGCGCCTTGGCCAAGAGGTGGGGTTAAATAAGGTGGTGGAAATCTGCCGCAGCATTGGGATTAAAAGTCCGATCGATCCGGTGATTTCCCTGCCCCTCGGCTCAGTGGATATCACCCCACTGGAAATGGCCAATGCCTACGCGACCTTTGCTAGCAACGGTTGGTATGCTGATCCGACGTTAATTGCGCAGGCGACGGATAGTCGAGGGGCGATCGTGTTAGACAACCGCCCGAAACCCCGCTTAGTGCTGGATTCCTGGTCAGCGGCAGCGGTAAATGACGTGTTGCAAGGGGTGATTACCCGAGGGACTGCCACTTCGGCCAACATTGGCCGTCCAGCGGCGGGTAAAACAGGAACCACCTCATCGGAACGGGATATCTGGTTTGTTGGTTATGTCCCGCAGCTTTCCACCGCCGTTTGGGTTGGGAATGATGACTATTCACCCTTGGGGTATGGAGCGACCGGGGGAACGTTTGTCGCCCCGATTTGGCGGGACTTTATGGCCCAAGCGGTGAAGGATCTGCCTGTGGAACGCTTTAGACCGCCTTCGGATTTTCCCCGGCCTTAG
- a CDS encoding DNA double-strand break repair nuclease NurA, producing MLDFNQLARQMQGISQHLVTESTALRQKLDYAKILMEQAQLCQTELVERQAQWHDRLVFTAAVPIEPLETRQEIAIAPSAHTVIATDGSQISPSHHEIAYCYLINIGRIILYYGQGKQPLLDSLPEVFYRPEDLYVSRQWGIRTEEWMGYCRTVSETQVLAELAQAIVHPASMQMDDWGEIDRVTGDVDNHQLSLLNAIEGASLDALSHPKPLEAQPSQPSSPIESQSPKVPSSLQVPTIALVDGSLIYWFLEPLPTEARDRILQPILQAWQQLRSLKIPLVGYVSASRSGEALNFLRLQTCPYQTPDCLNHCSQLPDKLPCQVLDPVRDVALWSQLLEPGQRSPLWRSSARIQDFYGDQGIYFCYLHVGSEVARVEVPEWVAIEPEMLNTALSLVLTQVQKGYGYPVALAEAHNQAVVRGGDRSRFFALLEQQMIKAGLRNVGTSYKEARKRGSIA from the coding sequence ATGCTGGACTTTAATCAACTTGCGCGGCAAATGCAGGGCATCAGCCAACATCTCGTCACGGAGTCTACGGCGCTGCGGCAGAAGTTGGACTATGCCAAGATATTGATGGAGCAAGCGCAACTCTGCCAAACGGAATTGGTGGAACGGCAGGCCCAATGGCACGATCGCTTAGTTTTTACCGCCGCCGTGCCGATCGAACCCTTGGAGACTCGGCAGGAAATTGCGATCGCCCCGTCGGCCCACACGGTGATTGCCACGGATGGTTCCCAAATTTCCCCCAGCCACCATGAAATTGCCTATTGCTATCTGATTAACATTGGCCGAATTATTTTGTATTACGGCCAGGGAAAACAGCCCTTACTAGATAGCTTGCCGGAAGTCTTTTATCGTCCCGAAGATCTCTACGTTTCCCGGCAGTGGGGCATTCGCACAGAGGAGTGGATGGGCTATTGTCGCACAGTTTCCGAGACCCAGGTATTGGCGGAATTGGCCCAGGCGATCGTGCATCCCGCCTCAATGCAGATGGATGATTGGGGCGAGATCGATCGGGTGACGGGTGATGTAGACAACCATCAGCTTTCTCTGTTGAATGCCATTGAGGGCGCTAGCTTAGATGCCCTATCTCACCCAAAACCGCTGGAAGCTCAGCCAAGCCAGCCATCGAGTCCCATCGAGTCCCAAAGTCCCAAAGTCCCATCGAGTCTGCAAGTGCCGACGATCGCACTCGTGGACGGGTCGTTAATTTACTGGTTTTTGGAACCCTTACCCACGGAAGCACGCGATCGCATTCTGCAACCGATTTTGCAGGCATGGCAGCAGTTGCGATCGCTGAAGATTCCGCTGGTGGGTTATGTCAGTGCCTCCCGCAGTGGCGAAGCGCTGAATTTCCTACGGTTACAAACCTGTCCCTACCAGACGCCGGATTGTTTAAACCATTGCAGCCAGTTGCCGGATAAATTGCCCTGCCAAGTGCTTGATCCGGTGCGGGATGTCGCCCTGTGGTCGCAGCTATTGGAACCGGGGCAGCGCAGTCCCCTGTGGCGTAGTTCTGCGCGAATTCAGGACTTCTATGGAGACCAAGGCATTTATTTTTGTTACCTGCATGTGGGCAGTGAGGTGGCACGGGTGGAAGTGCCGGAATGGGTGGCGATCGAGCCTGAAATGCTCAATACGGCGTTGAGTTTGGTGCTCACCCAAGTACAAAAGGGCTATGGCTATCCGGTGGCGCTGGCCGAAGCCCACAATCAGGCGGTGGTGCGTGGGGGCGATCGATCGCGTTTTTTTGCGTTGTTAGAGCAGCAAATGATTAAAGCAGGGCTGCGTAACGTGGGAACGTCCTATAAGGAAGCCCGCAAACGGGGCAGTATTGCCTAG